Proteins from a genomic interval of Streptomyces sp. Tu6071:
- a CDS encoding PP2C family protein-serine/threonine phosphatase has product MSLSLRFAAGSHKGMIRQGNEDSGYAGPRLLAIADGMGGAAAGEVASSEVISSLVDLDDEIPGSDILTSLGVAVQRANERLRLMVEEDPQLDGMGTTLTALLWTGQRLGLVHVGDSRAYLLRDGVLTQITQDHTWVARLVDEGRITEEEATTHPQRSLLMRNLGSADQVEPDLSIREVRPGDRYLLCSDGLSGVVSHQTMEETLASYQGPQETVQDLIQLALRGGGPDNVTVIVADVLDVDHGDTMSVALNDTPVVVGAVAENQHQSHDDGAMQTPAGRASGLGRQAQGGGYGAAGSGAAPSYAPDDWDDDGDYGKPRGGRRWLKRSLWTVVALAVIGGGLYGGYRWTQNQYYVGVEDDHVALYQGISQDLAWIDLSKVDRSHPEIELKYLPPYQQKQVESTITESSRAEAQKKIDELDTQAGACKKDAERRKAAARAQAEKEARDKRAKEQREKEQQGSAGTPQDATPGTTPGGTSTANPVAWHATTTAASPSPGPSLSEEEQKLVPLCGKQ; this is encoded by the coding sequence ATGAGTCTTTCCCTGCGTTTCGCCGCCGGCTCGCACAAGGGCATGATCCGTCAGGGCAACGAGGACTCCGGCTACGCCGGTCCCCGGCTGCTCGCCATCGCCGACGGCATGGGCGGCGCGGCGGCGGGCGAGGTCGCCAGCTCCGAGGTGATCTCCTCGCTCGTCGATCTCGACGACGAGATCCCCGGCTCCGACATCCTCACCTCGCTCGGCGTCGCCGTGCAGCGCGCCAACGAGCGCCTGCGGCTCATGGTCGAGGAGGACCCCCAGCTCGACGGCATGGGCACGACGCTCACGGCGCTGCTCTGGACCGGGCAGCGCCTCGGCCTCGTCCACGTCGGCGACTCCCGCGCGTACCTCCTGCGCGACGGCGTCCTCACCCAGATCACCCAGGACCACACCTGGGTCGCGCGCCTCGTCGACGAGGGCCGGATCACCGAGGAAGAGGCCACGACGCACCCGCAGCGCTCGCTGCTCATGCGCAACCTCGGCAGCGCCGACCAGGTCGAACCCGATCTCTCGATCCGCGAGGTGCGCCCGGGCGACCGCTACCTGCTCTGCTCCGACGGGCTCTCCGGTGTCGTCAGCCACCAGACGATGGAGGAGACCCTCGCGAGCTACCAGGGCCCGCAGGAGACGGTCCAGGACCTCATCCAGCTCGCGCTGCGCGGCGGCGGCCCCGACAACGTGACGGTCATCGTCGCCGACGTCCTCGACGTCGACCACGGCGACACGATGTCCGTCGCCCTCAACGACACCCCCGTCGTCGTCGGCGCGGTCGCCGAGAACCAGCACCAGTCCCACGACGACGGCGCGATGCAGACCCCGGCCGGTCGCGCCTCCGGCCTCGGCCGCCAGGCGCAGGGCGGCGGCTACGGTGCCGCGGGCTCCGGCGCCGCGCCCTCGTACGCCCCGGACGACTGGGACGACGACGGCGACTACGGGAAACCGCGCGGCGGCAGGCGCTGGCTCAAGCGGAGCCTGTGGACCGTCGTCGCGCTCGCCGTGATCGGCGGCGGCCTCTACGGCGGCTACCGCTGGACCCAGAACCAGTACTACGTGGGCGTCGAGGACGACCACGTCGCCCTCTACCAGGGCATCAGCCAGGACCTCGCCTGGATCGACCTCTCGAAGGTCGACCGCTCCCACCCCGAGATCGAACTCAAGTACCTGCCGCCCTACCAGCAGAAGCAGGTCGAGAGCACGATCACGGAGTCCTCGCGCGCCGAGGCCCAGAAGAAGATCGACGAACTGGACACCCAGGCCGGGGCGTGCAAGAAGGACGCCGAGCGCCGCAAGGCCGCCGCCAGGGCCCAGGCCGAGAAGGAGGCCAGGGACAAGCGCGCGAAGGAGCAGCGGGAGAAGGAGCAGCAGGGCAGCGCGGGCACCCCGCAGGACGCCACCCCGGGCACCACGCCCGGCGGCACGAGCACCGCGAACCCCGTCGCCTGGCACGCCACCACGACCGCAGCAAGCCCGTCGCCCGGCCCCAGCCTCTCGGAGGAAGAGCAGAAGCTGGTCCCGCTGTGCGGAAAGCAGTAA
- a CDS encoding peptidoglycan D,D-transpeptidase FtsI family protein: MNKPLRRIAIFCGLLVLALLLRDNWIQYVKADSLQSDTNNPRVTIERYAQPRGDIIADGKPVTGSKNTNGISYKYKRTWKNGPMWAPVTGYSSQLIGATQLESLNDDILTGNDDRLFFRNQLDMLTGKPKQGGNVVTTINTAAQKAAFNGLGSKKGAVVALDPSTGAILALASTPSYDPSSFAGMSTEDGQTFSKLEKNKDKPLTNRALRETYPPGSTFKVVTAAAALESGKYQPDQKTDTPLPWIMPGTRTPLNNEGNIPCKDATLRNALKYSCNTVFGKIGADLGQDTMLEEAEKFGFNAKHDVPVRSAASNFSKDMSPDGVAQSSIGQFNTAATPLQMAMVVSAVANDGKLMKPYMVSELQSPSLDTIEKTEPKEMSRPLSAENAQKLQSMMETVVNEGTGTNAKIPGVTVGGKTGTAQHGVANSELPYAWFVSYAKTDQGSPVAVAVVVEDGAANHDDISGGGLAAPIAKSVMEAVVKK; encoded by the coding sequence GTGAACAAGCCGCTCCGTCGCATCGCCATCTTCTGCGGGCTGCTCGTCCTGGCGCTGCTGCTCCGTGACAACTGGATCCAGTACGTCAAGGCCGACAGCCTCCAGAGCGACACGAACAACCCGCGCGTCACGATCGAGCGCTACGCCCAGCCGCGCGGCGACATCATCGCGGACGGCAAGCCGGTCACCGGCTCGAAGAACACCAACGGGATCAGCTACAAGTACAAGCGGACCTGGAAGAACGGCCCCATGTGGGCGCCGGTCACCGGGTACTCCTCGCAGCTCATCGGCGCGACCCAGCTCGAAAGCCTCAACGACGACATCCTGACCGGCAACGACGACCGGCTCTTCTTCCGCAATCAGCTCGACATGCTCACGGGCAAGCCGAAGCAGGGCGGCAACGTCGTCACGACGATCAACACGGCCGCGCAGAAGGCCGCGTTCAACGGGCTCGGCTCCAAGAAGGGCGCCGTCGTCGCGCTCGACCCCTCGACGGGCGCGATCCTCGCGCTGGCCTCGACCCCCTCGTACGACCCCTCGTCCTTCGCCGGGATGTCCACCGAGGACGGCCAGACCTTCTCGAAGCTGGAGAAGAACAAGGACAAGCCGCTCACGAACCGCGCGCTGCGCGAGACGTACCCGCCCGGCTCGACGTTCAAGGTCGTGACGGCCGCCGCGGCCCTGGAGAGCGGCAAGTACCAGCCGGACCAGAAGACGGACACGCCGCTGCCGTGGATCATGCCCGGCACGAGGACGCCGCTGAACAACGAGGGGAACATCCCCTGCAAGGACGCGACGCTGCGCAACGCGCTCAAGTACTCGTGCAACACCGTCTTCGGCAAGATCGGCGCCGACCTCGGGCAGGACACGATGCTGGAGGAGGCCGAGAAGTTCGGCTTCAACGCCAAGCACGACGTCCCGGTGCGCTCCGCCGCGTCGAACTTCTCCAAGGACATGTCGCCCGACGGCGTCGCGCAGTCCTCGATCGGCCAGTTCAACACGGCGGCGACCCCCCTCCAGATGGCGATGGTCGTCTCGGCGGTCGCCAATGACGGCAAGCTCATGAAGCCGTACATGGTGAGCGAGCTCCAGTCGCCGAGCCTCGACACGATCGAGAAGACCGAGCCGAAGGAGATGAGCCGGCCGCTCTCGGCGGAGAACGCGCAGAAGCTCCAGTCGATGATGGAGACCGTCGTCAACGAGGGCACGGGAACCAACGCGAAGATCCCCGGCGTCACCGTGGGCGGCAAGACCGGTACGGCGCAGCACGGTGTCGCCAACAGCGAGCTGCCCTACGCCTGGTTCGTCAGCTACGCCAAGACCGACCAGGGTTCCCCGGTCGCGGTCGCCGTCGTGGTCGAGGACGGTGCCGCCAACCACGACGACATCTCCGGCGGCGGCCTCGCCGCTCCGATCGCGAAGTCGGTCATGGAGGCGGTCGTCAAGAAGTGA
- a CDS encoding FtsW/RodA/SpoVE family cell cycle protein has translation MSSSTTQTSTIGSIGAPSRRNTELALLVFAVVIPVFAYANVGLAIDGSLPAGLLGYGIGLGLLAGVAHLVVRRFAPYADPLLLPLATLLNGLGLVVIWRLDQSERLQQVKTFAPAAPKQLLYSAIGIALFAAVLMVLKDHRILQRYTYISMVGAIFLLLLPLVPGLGVNIFGAKIWIRVAGFQIQPGEFAKIVITVFFAGYLMVKRDALALASRRVLGLYLPRGRDLGPIIAVWIMSILILIFETDLGTSLLFFGMFIVMLYVATERTSWIVFGLLMSAAGAVGVASFEPHVHSRVQAWLDPAHEWELAKTQLGHTQQSMEALWSFGSGGTLGTGLGQGNSDLIGFAANSDFILATFGEELGLTGLMAILIIYALIAERGLRTALAARDPFGKLLAAGLAGAFAIQVFVVAGGVMGLIPLTGMTMPFLAYGGSSVIANWALIAILLRISDTARRPAPAPAQNSDAEMTQVVRP, from the coding sequence ATGAGCAGCAGTACGACACAGACCTCGACCATCGGTTCCATCGGCGCGCCCAGCCGCCGCAACACCGAACTCGCCCTTCTCGTCTTCGCCGTCGTCATCCCCGTCTTCGCCTACGCGAACGTCGGGCTCGCGATCGACGGCTCGCTCCCCGCGGGCCTCCTCGGGTACGGGATCGGGCTCGGCCTCCTCGCGGGCGTCGCGCACCTCGTGGTGCGCCGCTTCGCGCCGTACGCGGACCCGCTGCTGCTGCCGCTCGCGACGCTGCTCAACGGGCTGGGGCTCGTCGTCATCTGGCGACTGGACCAGTCCGAGCGGCTCCAGCAGGTGAAGACGTTCGCGCCCGCCGCGCCCAAGCAGCTCCTGTACTCGGCGATCGGCATCGCGCTCTTCGCCGCCGTGCTCATGGTCCTCAAGGACCACCGCATCCTCCAGCGGTACACGTACATCTCCATGGTCGGCGCGATCTTCCTGCTGCTCCTGCCGCTCGTGCCGGGGCTCGGCGTGAACATCTTCGGCGCGAAGATCTGGATCCGCGTCGCCGGATTCCAGATCCAGCCGGGGGAGTTCGCGAAGATCGTCATCACGGTCTTCTTCGCCGGGTACCTCATGGTGAAGCGGGACGCGCTCGCCCTCGCGAGCCGCCGCGTCCTCGGCCTGTACCTGCCGCGCGGGCGCGACCTCGGCCCGATCATCGCCGTGTGGATCATGTCGATCCTCATCCTGATCTTCGAGACCGACCTCGGTACCTCGCTGCTCTTCTTCGGGATGTTCATCGTCATGCTGTACGTGGCGACCGAGCGCACGAGCTGGATCGTCTTCGGTCTGCTCATGTCGGCGGCGGGCGCGGTCGGCGTCGCCTCCTTCGAACCGCACGTGCACAGCCGTGTGCAGGCGTGGCTCGACCCGGCGCACGAGTGGGAGCTGGCGAAGACGCAGCTCGGTCACACGCAGCAGTCGATGGAGGCGCTGTGGTCCTTCGGCTCCGGCGGCACCCTGGGCACCGGTCTCGGCCAGGGCAACTCGGACCTCATCGGCTTCGCCGCGAACTCCGACTTCATCCTCGCGACCTTCGGTGAGGAGCTGGGCCTCACCGGGCTCATGGCGATCCTGATCATCTACGCCTTGATCGCGGAGCGGGGGCTGCGCACCGCCCTCGCCGCGCGCGACCCCTTCGGCAAGCTCCTCGCCGCCGGTCTCGCCGGGGCCTTCGCGATCCAGGTCTTCGTCGTCGCGGGTGGTGTCATGGGCCTCATCCCGCTCACCGGTATGACGATGCCGTTCCTCGCGTACGGCGGCTCCTCCGTCATCGCCAACTGGGCGCTCATCGCCATCCTGCTCCGTATCAGCGATACGGCCCGCAGGCCGGCCCCGGCACCCGCACAGAACTCCGATGCCGAGATGACGCAGGTGGTCCGCCCGTGA
- a CDS encoding DUF5819 family protein translates to MSADDGTADDGIGVDGTEAGGTPAAGGQDPRATDPTRDPAPDAAPVPDAASEPDAAPAPDTPLLSAPATGLAALSLPFRVVGALALAAVLVLTGLHLSFLFLHVAPANTVSTRQAKAVNAWIYPEFEQNWKLFAPNPIQQNTTVQARASGLHADGTSFLTGWYDLSARDGAALHGEPLPSHTRQNVLRRAWDLYASSHDDDGRPVGTRGELSAAYLTRLATQRLERAGAGGPGAELTRIRVRARFTPVPPPPWSGEKLAGRPAYRTLDWAEAHR, encoded by the coding sequence ATGAGCGCGGACGACGGCACGGCGGACGACGGCATAGGCGTCGACGGCACGGAGGCCGGTGGCACACCGGCCGCGGGCGGACAGGACCCCCGCGCCACGGACCCGACGCGCGACCCCGCGCCGGACGCCGCCCCCGTGCCGGACGCGGCGTCGGAGCCGGACGCCGCCCCCGCGCCGGACACGCCCCTCCTGTCCGCCCCCGCCACCGGGCTCGCCGCGCTCTCCCTCCCCTTCCGCGTCGTCGGCGCGCTCGCGCTCGCCGCCGTGCTCGTCCTCACCGGGCTGCACCTCTCGTTCCTCTTCCTCCACGTCGCCCCGGCGAACACGGTGAGCACACGGCAGGCGAAGGCCGTGAACGCCTGGATCTACCCGGAGTTCGAGCAGAACTGGAAGCTGTTCGCGCCCAACCCGATCCAGCAGAACACCACCGTGCAGGCGCGCGCGAGCGGCCTGCACGCGGACGGCACCAGCTTCCTCACCGGCTGGTACGACCTGTCCGCGCGCGACGGCGCCGCGCTGCACGGTGAGCCGCTGCCGAGCCACACGCGGCAGAACGTCCTGCGCCGCGCCTGGGACCTCTACGCCTCCTCGCACGACGACGACGGCCGTCCCGTCGGCACCAGGGGCGAGCTGTCGGCCGCGTACCTCACCCGGCTCGCGACCCAGCGCCTGGAGCGCGCGGGCGCGGGCGGGCCGGGAGCCGAGCTGACCCGGATACGGGTACGGGCCCGGTTCACCCCCGTACCGCCTCCGCCCTGGAGCGGCGAGAAGCTCGCCGGGCGCCCCGCCTACCGCACGCTCGACTGGGCGGAGGCCCACCGATGA
- a CDS encoding FMN-dependent NADH-azoreductase, with protein sequence MATLLHIDSALAPQQSSSREVGAAFVKNWLEAHPGGTVVHRDLAAHPVPHLGWEALSADFVPAGQHTEEQRAAVAVREELVAELEAADAVLLAAPMYNFLIPSTLKAWLDQVIVVGRTGGPESTVKGLPFTVIASRGGSYAPGTPRESFEFVTNYVEKLITGMLGAEVDFIVPELTLAPVKEEMAELRPLAHASREKAFEEADVKARALAARLTV encoded by the coding sequence ATGGCAACCCTGCTGCACATCGACTCGGCCCTCGCGCCCCAGCAGTCCTCCTCGCGCGAGGTCGGCGCCGCCTTCGTCAAGAACTGGCTGGAGGCGCACCCCGGCGGCACCGTCGTCCACCGCGACCTCGCCGCGCACCCCGTGCCGCACCTCGGCTGGGAGGCCCTCTCGGCCGACTTCGTGCCCGCCGGGCAGCACACCGAGGAGCAGCGCGCGGCCGTCGCGGTGCGCGAGGAACTGGTCGCCGAGCTGGAGGCCGCCGACGCGGTGCTGCTCGCCGCGCCCATGTACAACTTCTTGATCCCCTCGACGCTCAAGGCGTGGCTGGACCAGGTCATCGTCGTCGGGCGCACCGGCGGTCCCGAGAGCACCGTCAAGGGGCTGCCGTTCACCGTGATCGCGAGCCGGGGCGGTTCGTACGCGCCCGGGACGCCGCGCGAGAGCTTCGAGTTCGTGACGAACTACGTCGAGAAGCTGATCACCGGGATGCTGGGGGCCGAGGTCGACTTCATCGTGCCGGAGCTGACGCTGGCGCCCGTCAAGGAGGAGATGGCGGAGCTGCGACCGCTGGCGCACGCGAGCCGCGAGAAGGCATTCGAGGAGGCGGACGTCAAGGCGAGGGCGCTGGCCGCGCGACTGACTGTGTGA
- a CDS encoding FHA domain-containing protein FhaB/FipA, whose product MSELTLTVMRLGFLAVLWLFVIVAVQVIRSDLFGTRVTQRGSQRRAQRGGGDGGRARAASSPPPQRQQQGGRQRRGAPTKLIISEGSLTGTTVALQGQTITLGRAHDSTIVLDDDYASSRHARIYPDRDGQWIVEDLGSTNGTYLDRNRLTTPAPVPLGAPIRIGKTVIELRK is encoded by the coding sequence ATGTCAGAGCTGACCCTGACGGTCATGCGGCTGGGTTTCCTGGCTGTTCTGTGGCTGTTCGTCATCGTGGCCGTCCAGGTCATCCGCAGCGACCTCTTCGGTACGCGAGTCACCCAGCGCGGTTCGCAGCGCCGGGCCCAGCGCGGGGGTGGCGACGGGGGCAGGGCGCGCGCCGCGAGCAGCCCCCCGCCGCAGCGCCAGCAGCAGGGCGGCAGGCAGCGCCGGGGCGCGCCCACCAAGCTGATCATCAGCGAGGGCAGCCTCACGGGCACGACGGTCGCCCTCCAGGGGCAGACCATCACGCTCGGCCGCGCGCACGACTCCACGATCGTCCTCGACGACGACTACGCCTCCAGCCGCCATGCCAGGATCTACCCCGATCGCGACGGGCAGTGGATCGTCGAGGACCTCGGTTCCACCAACGGCACCTACCTGGACCGCAACCGGCTCACCACGCCGGCCCCCGTCCCGCTGGGCGCGCCGATCCGCATCGGCAAGACCGTGATCGAGCTGCGGAAGTAG
- a CDS encoding FhaA domain-containing protein has protein sequence MGVMKRFEQRLEGLVNGTFAKVFKSEVQPVEIAGALQRECDNNATIWNRDRTVVPNDFIVELSAPDFERLSPYSGQLGDELAGMVRDYAQQQRYTFMGPIKVHLERAEDLDTGLYRVRSRTLASSTSAEAQQQAPQSQPHAAPPGYGYPPRPASAPPMPQGPPPGQPHAQPVRPAPAPGGGFGGQDRTRRWVEINNNRHQITRSTLVLGRSTEADVRIDDPGVSRRHCEIRTGTPSTIQDLGSTNGIVVDGQHTTRATLRDGSRIVVGNTTIIFRQAEG, from the coding sequence ATGGGAGTCATGAAACGGTTCGAGCAGCGCCTCGAAGGTCTGGTCAACGGCACCTTCGCGAAGGTCTTCAAGTCCGAGGTGCAGCCCGTCGAGATCGCCGGAGCGCTCCAGCGCGAGTGCGACAACAACGCGACGATCTGGAACCGTGACCGGACCGTCGTGCCCAACGACTTCATCGTCGAGCTGAGCGCCCCCGACTTCGAGCGCCTCAGCCCGTACTCCGGGCAGCTCGGCGACGAGCTGGCGGGCATGGTGCGCGACTACGCGCAGCAGCAGCGGTACACGTTCATGGGTCCCATCAAGGTCCACCTGGAACGTGCCGAGGACCTCGACACCGGCCTCTACCGCGTCCGCAGCCGCACGCTCGCCTCCAGCACGAGCGCCGAGGCGCAGCAGCAGGCCCCGCAGTCCCAGCCCCACGCCGCACCGCCCGGCTACGGCTACCCGCCCCGCCCCGCGAGCGCGCCGCCGATGCCCCAGGGACCGCCCCCCGGGCAGCCCCACGCCCAGCCGGTGCGCCCCGCGCCCGCGCCCGGCGGAGGTTTCGGCGGGCAGGACCGGACCAGACGCTGGGTGGAGATCAACAACAACCGCCACCAGATCACCCGCTCGACGCTGGTGCTCGGCCGCAGCACCGAAGCCGATGTGCGGATCGACGATCCCGGCGTCTCGCGCCGGCACTGCGAGATCCGGACCGGAACGCCCTCGACGATCCAGGATCTCGGGTCCACCAACGGCATCGTGGTGGACGGGCAGCACACCACCCGCGCTACGCTCCGCGACGGCTCGCGGATCGTCGTGGGCAACACGACCATTATTTTCCGGCAAGCCGAAGGGTGA
- a CDS encoding DUF2252 domain-containing protein, whose amino-acid sequence MTETVAAGTASGDRTGTGGVARTETGAATRTGEPVPRAEDPARAGEPATRAGDPVRAGEPAVIRTGAEDGTSAGRIPEVAGFARRGGAGGGKAYGKALRARVPRGAHAEFVRDPARPDPLDAVAESNRGRLPALTPLRAERMAASPFAFLRGTAGLMAYDLARTPVTGVGAQLCGDAHAANFGLYGDARGELVIDLNDFDETVHGPWEWDVKRLATSLVLAGREAGAGEDVCADAARDAAGAYRRTMRLLAKLPAFDAWHAVADESLVSHADAKDLAGTLARVAAKARRNTSARFAARSTEATPDGGRRFVDAPPVLRRVGDAEAAAVARALGDWLPTLAEDRLPLLARYAVHDVAFRVVGTGSVGTRAYVVLLLDHRGEPLVLQVKEARPSVLLPHLATAGFPPPEPVTHEGRRVVLGQRRMQVVSDHLLGWTTIEERPYQVRQFRNRKGSVDPVSLEPAELDDYARMTGALLARAHAHTADPRVIAGYCGKGGEFEEAVGQFACVYANVTERDHARFVAGR is encoded by the coding sequence ATGACGGAGACGGTGGCGGCGGGCACGGCGTCGGGGGACCGTACGGGAACGGGCGGGGTGGCCCGTACGGAGACGGGTGCCGCGACCCGTACCGGGGAGCCCGTGCCCCGTGCCGAGGACCCGGCTCGTGCCGGTGAGCCCGCGACCCGTGCCGGGGACCCGGTTCGTGCCGGGGAGCCCGCGGTGATACGTACCGGGGCGGAGGACGGGACGTCGGCGGGACGGATACCCGAGGTGGCCGGTTTCGCGCGGCGGGGCGGGGCCGGGGGCGGCAAGGCGTACGGGAAGGCGTTGCGCGCGCGGGTGCCGCGCGGCGCGCACGCGGAGTTCGTCCGCGATCCCGCCCGGCCCGATCCGCTCGACGCCGTCGCGGAGTCGAACCGGGGGCGGCTGCCCGCGCTCACGCCGCTGCGCGCCGAGCGGATGGCCGCGAGCCCCTTCGCGTTCCTGCGCGGCACGGCCGGGCTGATGGCGTACGACCTCGCGCGCACGCCCGTGACCGGTGTGGGCGCCCAGCTGTGCGGCGACGCGCACGCGGCGAACTTCGGGCTCTACGGGGACGCGCGCGGCGAACTCGTCATCGACCTCAACGACTTCGACGAGACCGTGCACGGGCCCTGGGAGTGGGACGTGAAGCGGCTCGCGACCTCACTCGTCCTCGCGGGGCGCGAGGCGGGGGCGGGCGAGGACGTGTGCGCGGACGCGGCGCGCGACGCGGCGGGCGCGTACCGGCGCACGATGCGGCTGCTCGCGAAGCTCCCCGCGTTCGACGCCTGGCACGCCGTCGCCGACGAGAGCCTCGTCTCGCACGCCGACGCGAAGGACCTCGCGGGCACGCTCGCGCGCGTCGCGGCGAAGGCGCGCCGCAACACGAGCGCGCGCTTCGCGGCGCGTTCGACCGAGGCGACGCCGGACGGCGGGCGGCGCTTCGTGGACGCGCCGCCCGTACTGCGCCGCGTCGGGGACGCGGAGGCGGCGGCCGTCGCGCGGGCGCTCGGCGACTGGCTCCCGACGCTCGCCGAGGACCGGCTCCCGCTGCTCGCCCGTTACGCGGTGCACGACGTCGCCTTCCGCGTCGTCGGCACGGGCAGTGTCGGCACGCGCGCGTACGTGGTGCTGCTCCTCGACCACCGGGGCGAGCCGCTCGTCCTCCAGGTGAAGGAGGCGCGCCCCTCGGTGCTCCTGCCGCACCTCGCGACGGCCGGATTCCCCCCGCCCGAGCCCGTGACGCACGAGGGGCGGCGCGTGGTGCTCGGGCAGCGGCGGATGCAGGTCGTCAGCGACCACTTGCTGGGCTGGACGACGATCGAAGAACGCCCCTATCAGGTAAGGCAGTTCCGAAACCGGAAGGGCAGCGTCGATCCGGTGTCGCTGGAACCGGCGGAGCTGGACGACTACGCGCGCATGACGGGGGCGCTGCTGGCGCGCGCCCACGCGCACACGGCCGACCCTCGGGTGATCGCCGGATACTGCGGGAAGGGCGGGGAGTTCGAGGAGGCGGTGGGGCAATTCGCGTGCGTGTACGCGAATGTGACGGAGAGGGACCATGCGCGATTTGTGGCGGGGCGGTGA
- a CDS encoding rhodanese-like domain-containing protein, protein MHFGSLPSVGVGELKADDFLLDVREDDEWQAGHIEGALHIPMSDFVARYGEVTEAAPQDGTVNVICRSGGRSAQVTMYLAQQGIDAVNVEGGMQAWEAAGKPVVDDKGAAGFVM, encoded by the coding sequence ATGCATTTCGGATCTCTGCCCAGTGTCGGTGTCGGTGAGCTGAAGGCCGACGACTTCCTCCTCGACGTCCGCGAGGACGACGAATGGCAGGCGGGTCACATCGAGGGCGCCCTGCACATCCCGATGAGCGATTTCGTCGCGCGGTACGGCGAAGTCACCGAGGCCGCCCCGCAGGACGGCACGGTCAACGTCATCTGCCGCTCCGGCGGCCGTTCGGCCCAGGTCACGATGTACCTCGCCCAGCAGGGCATCGACGCCGTCAACGTCGAGGGCGGGATGCAGGCGTGGGAAGCCGCGGGCAAGCCCGTCGTCGACGACAAGGGCGCCGCCGGCTTCGTCATGTGA
- a CDS encoding winged helix-turn-helix transcriptional regulator, whose translation MAEKTESDAACTEVGRGMTLVFNLLGKRWTGLIVAVLIPGPAHFADLRRAVPGISERMLSDRLTELAGARLVVREVDEGPPLRVRYRLTEAGEALGPSLASLGDWAEQYLENVGSPCTEARAAVRRATGDADPGC comes from the coding sequence ATGGCGGAGAAGACGGAGAGCGACGCGGCGTGTACCGAGGTCGGCAGAGGGATGACCCTCGTCTTCAACCTCCTGGGCAAACGCTGGACCGGACTGATCGTCGCCGTGCTGATCCCGGGCCCCGCGCACTTCGCCGATCTGCGCCGGGCCGTCCCCGGCATCAGCGAGCGGATGCTCTCGGACCGCCTCACCGAACTCGCGGGCGCGCGCCTCGTCGTGCGCGAGGTCGACGAGGGCCCGCCCCTGCGCGTCCGCTACCGCCTCACCGAGGCCGGCGAGGCGCTCGGCCCCTCGCTCGCCTCGCTCGGCGACTGGGCGGAGCAGTACCTGGAGAACGTGGGCTCCCCCTGCACGGAGGCGCGTGCGGCGGTCCGCCGCGCGACAGGGGACGCGGACCCGGGCTGTTGA